The Populus trichocarpa isolate Nisqually-1 chromosome 11, P.trichocarpa_v4.1, whole genome shotgun sequence genome has a segment encoding these proteins:
- the LOC7470907 gene encoding LOW QUALITY PROTEIN: disease resistance RPP13-like protein 4 (The sequence of the model RefSeq protein was modified relative to this genomic sequence to represent the inferred CDS: inserted 1 base in 1 codon; deleted 1 base in 1 codon; substituted 1 base at 1 genomic stop codon): MALQVENMAEAMIEALAEQLVQVLKKPGEYVLEFQSEFNDMKTQLDLMKSFLADAYKLKRKEETVKTTLSMLRELVYDAEEILTDCLLRAEYRKEGFQCCSNFTPRELIFQYRTGKKLKDINERIKKMQKILKAYFKTIGQQSIHDDRGSIGKRWTSPVYDESAIVGLIEDTEKIIGWILPENRMLHQVGIVGXGGLGKTTVSQKIFYSKQVVDRFEKRIWVSISQTINEEEIMKTLLKQLGEDVNGLDMAQMLPKIKQLLENKNYLIVMDDVXSAEGWWDRIRKLRVVLQIAFSSKEEAKQHPELEEVGKVIVKKCHGLPLAVKTIGGLLKSKAQSTEVWRRICHNFHDALTAKESENSVMASLQLSYDELPIRMKQCLLCFSLYPEDSEIGAEQLVHWWGIGRLSNLQELSGFKLVGADNKDGCRLAELQNLLQLRVLRVNISEESEIAEEELTVLTHLKQLKVLSINSEGCDKEEIFQNLERLSPPPHLEELYLRHYRGVLTPQWINPTSLCHLQYLCMENGDIKSTSPVFEGTNGTTWKVVGLCLKFLPRLHMEWEMVQRVMPRIRYVEVSHCYMLKSFPCNIDKLGVWRK; this comes from the exons ATGGCATTGCAGGTTGAAAACATGGCAGAGGCTATGATTGAGGCTCTTGCAGAGCAGTTGGTTCAAGTTCTCAAGAAGCCAGGAGAATATGTGCTTGAATTTCAAAGTGAGTTCAATGATATGAAGACGCAGCTTGATCTGATGAAATCCTTTCTTGCTGATGCTTACAAGCTCAAAAGAAAGGAGGAAACTGTCAAGACAACCTTAAGCATGCTGCGAGAACTGGTTTATGATGCGGAGGAAATATTGACAGATTGCCTGCTCAGAGCTGAATATCGGAAAGAGGGTTTTCAGTGCTGCAGCAACTTCACCCCACGTGAACTGATCTTCCAGTATCGGACAGGAAAGAAGTTGAAAGATATCAATGAAAGAATTAAGAAGATGCAGAAGATCTTGAAAGCCTATTTCAAGACAATTGGACAGCAAAGCATTCATGATGACCGCGGCAGCATAGGAAAGAGGTGGACATCACCAGTTTATGATGAATCTGCCATAGTTGGTTTGATAGAAGATACAGAAAAGATAATAGGCTGGATTCTTCCTGAAAACAGGATGTTGCACCAAGTTGGGATTGTTG ATGGGGGTTTAGGAAAAACCACCGTATCACAGAAGATTTTTTACAGTAAACAAGTAGTTGATCGCTTTGAGAAGAGGATTTGGGTATCTATATCTCAAACTATCAATGAAGAAGAGATCATGAAAACTTTGTTGAAACAATTGGGAGAGGATGTAAATGGGCTGGATATGGCTCAAATGCTGCCAAAGATTAAGCAACTGCTTGAGAATAAAAACTACCTGATTGTAATGGATGATGTTTGAAGTGCCGAAGGCTGGTGGGACAGAAT AAGAAAGCTACGCGTTGTTCTGCAA ATTGCATTTTCATCAAAAGAGGAAGCAAAACAGCATCCTGAGTTGGAAGAAGTTGGGAAAGTTATTGTGAAGAAATGCCATGGACTTCCTCTGGCTGTTAAGACCATCGGAGGCTTACTGAAATCGAAAGCTCAATCTACTGAAGTTTGGAGAAGGATTTGTCACAATTTCCATGATGCATTAACCGCAAAAGAAAGCGAAAATTCGGTCATGGCTTCTTTGCAGTTGAGCTATGATGAGCTTCCCATTCGTATGAAGCAATGTCTGTTGTGCTTTTCCCTATATCCGGAGGACTCTGAGATAGGCGCTGAGCAACTAGTTCATTGGTGG GGAATAGGAAGGCTCTCGAATCTTCAAGAGCTATCTGGATTCAAGCTAGTGGGTGCCGATAACAAGGATGGTTGTCGACTAGCCGAGCTCCAAAATCTGTTACAACTTAGGGTACTAAGAGTAAATATAAGTGAAGAGAGTGAAATTGCAGAGGAGGAACTAACAGTCCTAACACATCTTAAGCAACTTAAGGTTTTATCTATCAATTCCGAAGGATGTGATAAAGAAGAGATCTTTCAGAATCTGGAGAGACTTTCCCCTCCTCCACATCTGGAAGAGTTGTACCTCAGGCATTACCGAGGAGTACTTACCCCACAATGGATAAACCCCACATCACTCTGTCATTTGCAATATCTTTGCATGGAAAATGGAGACATCAAGTCCACAAGTCCTGTCTTTGAGGGCACTAATGGCACCACTTGGAAGGTTGTGGGTTTATGTTTGAAGTTCCTTCCAAGGTTGCACATGGAGTGGGAAATGGTGCAGCGAGTGATGCCACGGATAAGGTATGTGGAGGTTAGCCACTGTTACATGTTGAAATCATTCCCTTGTAACATAGACAAACTAGGGGTGTGGAGAAAATGA